One region of Termitidicoccus mucosus genomic DNA includes:
- a CDS encoding alpha/beta hydrolase, translating into MKPNLATVLAALLAASVFSTASGAPAKATLGTPQIYKKVSGRDLRVYTVLPEKWTPRDERPAVVIFHGGGWVQGTPAAMNRHASHFASKGMVCFLVEYRLLPKKGADTPAMCMRDARSAMRWVRGHANEFGVDPARIAACGGSAGGQLAASTALINSPDFDEPGEATVTSHRPDALILFNPVIDNGPDGYGHKRTGDDYRSFSPFHNVTPGAPPAIILCGTADKYIPVKMLRDFEAAMKTVGARCEVRLYDGQKHGFYLGDGKYQNLACSEADAFLTSLGWLVSKTPR; encoded by the coding sequence ATGAAACCAAACCTCGCGACCGTCCTCGCCGCCTTGCTAGCGGCATCCGTGTTTTCCACCGCCTCCGGCGCGCCGGCCAAAGCCACGCTGGGAACTCCGCAAATATACAAAAAAGTCTCCGGACGCGACCTGCGCGTTTACACGGTGCTTCCGGAAAAATGGACGCCCCGAGACGAGCGCCCGGCCGTCGTGATCTTTCATGGCGGCGGCTGGGTTCAGGGCACCCCGGCAGCGATGAATCGCCATGCCTCGCATTTCGCCTCGAAAGGCATGGTCTGTTTTCTGGTCGAATACCGCCTGCTGCCCAAGAAAGGCGCGGACACTCCGGCGATGTGCATGCGCGACGCGCGCTCCGCCATGCGCTGGGTACGCGGGCACGCGAACGAATTCGGCGTTGACCCCGCCCGCATCGCCGCCTGCGGCGGCTCCGCCGGGGGGCAACTGGCCGCGTCCACCGCGCTGATCAACTCGCCCGACTTCGACGAACCGGGCGAGGCCACCGTGACCTCCCACCGGCCCGATGCGCTCATCTTGTTCAATCCGGTGATTGACAACGGCCCCGATGGCTATGGTCACAAACGAACGGGCGACGATTATCGCAGCTTCTCGCCCTTTCACAATGTCACACCGGGCGCGCCGCCGGCTATTATTCTTTGCGGCACTGCCGACAAATACATACCGGTCAAAATGCTCCGCGATTTCGAGGCCGCCATGAAAACCGTCGGTGCCCGCTGCGAAGTCCGCCTCTACGACGGCCAGAAGCACGGATTTTATCTGGGGGACGGAAAATATCAGAATCTTGCCTGCTCGGAAGCAGACGCCTTTCTCACCTCCCTCGGCTGGCTGGTGAGCAAAACACCCCGCTGA
- a CDS encoding 3-keto-disaccharide hydrolase produces MNNTINLSKFIFVPVLALALAGTACAQKPAPLFNGKNLDGWVQRGGKAKYHIEGNEIVGTSMMGTPNTFLCTAKTYGDFILEYEFKVDQRLNSGVQIRSECLDTDIEFTLDGTPKKIAAGRVHGYQIEIDPDVPRARMWSAGIYDEARRGWLFPKGKQQEATFSALGRTIFKPDDWNHVRVEAIGDSIKTWINGTPCADIIDSMTARGFIALQVHSIGKDKNKDGTQVRWRNLTITEFPDVPTTVALNTLTPAEKATGWKLLWDGKTTKGWRSAKTDTFPAKGWVVKDGILTVQANGGQESAAGGDIITRERYTDFELRLEFKMTPGTNSGIKYFVQPNLDPISGTGAKAAVGSAIGLEYQILDDALHPDAKLGRDGNRTLGSLYDLIPAAADKKPNSTGEWNTARIIVRGNHIEHWLDGEKVLEYDRDTPAFHEAVANSKYKNIPHFGEWSDGHILLQEHGNEVSYRNIKIRIPAKQ; encoded by the coding sequence ATGAATAACACAATCAACCTATCCAAATTTATATTTGTTCCCGTGCTCGCTCTCGCACTCGCCGGCACCGCCTGCGCGCAAAAACCCGCCCCCCTCTTCAACGGCAAAAACCTCGACGGCTGGGTCCAGCGCGGCGGCAAGGCCAAGTATCACATCGAAGGCAACGAAATCGTCGGCACCTCGATGATGGGCACCCCAAACACATTCCTCTGCACCGCCAAAACCTACGGCGATTTCATCCTCGAATATGAATTCAAAGTCGACCAGCGCCTCAACTCCGGCGTGCAAATCCGCAGTGAATGCCTCGACACCGACATAGAATTCACTCTCGACGGCACACCCAAAAAAATCGCCGCCGGACGCGTCCACGGCTACCAAATCGAAATCGATCCCGACGTCCCGCGCGCCCGCATGTGGAGCGCCGGCATCTACGACGAAGCCCGCCGCGGCTGGCTCTTCCCCAAAGGCAAACAACAGGAAGCAACCTTCAGCGCGCTCGGCCGGACCATTTTTAAACCCGACGACTGGAACCACGTCCGCGTCGAAGCCATCGGCGACTCCATTAAAACATGGATCAACGGCACGCCCTGCGCCGACATCATCGACTCTATGACAGCGCGCGGCTTCATTGCCCTCCAGGTCCACAGCATCGGCAAAGACAAAAACAAAGACGGCACCCAAGTCCGCTGGCGCAATCTCACCATCACCGAATTTCCCGACGTCCCCACGACCGTCGCGCTCAACACCCTCACCCCCGCCGAAAAAGCCACCGGCTGGAAACTCCTCTGGGACGGCAAAACCACCAAAGGATGGCGCAGCGCCAAAACCGACACCTTCCCCGCCAAAGGCTGGGTCGTGAAAGACGGCATCCTCACCGTCCAAGCCAACGGAGGCCAGGAATCCGCCGCCGGTGGCGACATCATCACACGCGAGCGTTACACCGATTTCGAACTCCGTCTCGAATTCAAAATGACGCCCGGTACCAACAGTGGCATAAAATATTTCGTCCAACCCAACCTCGACCCCATCTCCGGCACCGGCGCCAAAGCCGCCGTCGGCTCCGCCATCGGCCTCGAATATCAAATCCTCGACGACGCCCTCCACCCCGACGCCAAACTCGGGCGCGACGGCAACCGCACCCTCGGATCCCTCTACGACCTCATCCCCGCCGCCGCCGACAAAAAGCCCAACTCCACCGGCGAATGGAATACCGCCCGAATCATCGTTCGCGGCAACCACATCGAACACTGGCTCGACGGCGAAAAAGTCCTCGAATACGACCGCGACACCCCCGCCTTTCACGAGGCCGTCGCGAACAGCAAATATAAAAACATACCCCATTTCGGCGAATGGTCCGATGGCCACATTCTTCTCCAGGAACACGGCAATGAGGTCTCCTATCGAAATATAAAAATCCGCATTCCCGCCAAACAATAA